Proteins encoded by one window of Vanacampus margaritifer isolate UIUO_Vmar chromosome 17, RoL_Vmar_1.0, whole genome shotgun sequence:
- the LOC144037036 gene encoding phosphatidylinositol 4-phosphate 5-kinase type-1 alpha-like isoform X1, producing the protein MATAAVPEEPQGFQNHPGNSTETAKEIPGISPAPVVKKTIGHRGVDQTGETVYKKTPSWALQGAIQLGITHTVCSLAQKSERDVLLQDFEEVESIFFPSAGSSHTPAHHYGDFRFKTYAPIAFRYFREMFCIQPDDYMCSLCSEDLIELSNSGASGSLFYLSNDDQFIMKTVQRKEAEFLQKLLPGYFMNLNQNKRTLLPKFYGLYCIQANGTNIRIAVMNNLLPSSVQLHLKFDLKGSTYNRRASTKERGKASPTYKDLDFLQDMPDGMLLDADMYTAFCKTVQRDCLVLQSFKIMDYSLLLGIHVVDQAGGETVQTVQTEQAAERRKPQNQKFLYSTPMEAIQAEGRGAGLPGSHDPTGGIPARNVKGQRLLVYIGIIDILQSYRFIKMLEHTWKSLVQDGDTVSVHRPDFYADRFQRFMCNTVFKKVQLKTSPSKRRNSTLRKSDSAAAQSSGQNQNQNQQQKDEKTSAGKEDAGQDNIVKEAPKSKEANGKT; encoded by the exons ATGGCCACAGCCGCAGTTCCAGAGGAGCCGCAGGGGTTCCAGAACCACCCTGGAA ATTCCACTGAGACTGCGAAAgag ATTCCAGGAATTAGCCCAGCTCCTGTTGTGAAGAAAACCATCGGCCACCGCGGGGTCGATCAGACGGGGGAGACGGTGTACAAAAAG ACGCCCTCGTGGGCCCTCCAAGGCGCCATCCAGTTGGGAATCACGCACACGGTTTGCAGCTTGGCTCAGAAGTCCGAGCGCGACGTGCTGCTGCAGGACTTCGAAGAGGTGGAGAGTATCTTCTTCCCCAG TGCAGGCAGCAGCCACACGCCGGCGCACCACTACGGAGACTTCCGGTTCAAGACGTACGCGCCCATCGCGTTCCGCTACTTCAGGGAGATGTTTTGCATCCAGCCTGATGACTACATG TGCTCCCTGTGTAGCGAGGACCTGATCGAGCTTTCCAACTCGGGAGCCAGCGGGTCGCTCTTCTACCTCTCAAATGACGATCAGTTCATCATGAAGACGGTGCAGCGCAAGGAGGCCGAGTTTCTGCAGAAGCTCCTTCCCGGGTACTTCATg AACCTAAACCAGAATAAGCGGACCTTGCTACCAAAGTTCTACGGTCTCTACTGCATCCAGGCAAACGGTACCAACATCCGCATCGCCGTCATGAACAACCTGCTGCCCTCCTCGGTCCAGCTGCACCTCAAGTTTGACCTGAAGGGCTCCACGTACAACCGCCGGGCCTCCACCAAGGAAAGGGGCAAGGCCTCGCCCACTTATAAGGACCTGGACTTCCTGCAGGACATGCCGGATGGGATGCTGCTGGACGCCGACATGTACACCGCCTTCTGCAAGACCGTCCAACGGGACTGCCTG gtcttGCAGAGTTTTAAGATCATGGACTACAGCCTCCTGCTCGGGATTCACGTGGTGGATCAGGCCGGCGGAGAGACGGTGCAGACGGTGCAGACGGAGCAGGCGGCAGAGAGGAGGAAGCCGCAGAACCAGAAGTTCCTGTACAGCACGCCCATGGAGGCCATCCAGGCGGAAGGCAGGGGTGCCGGCTTGCCAGGAAGTCACGACCC CACGGGAGGAATTCCGGCACGAAACGTCAAAGGCCAGAGACTGCTGGTGTACATCGGCATCATTGACATTCTGCAGTCATACAG ATTCATCAAGATGCTGGAGCATACGTGGAAATCTCTGGTTCAAGACGGG GACACGGTGTCGGTGCACAGACCGGATTTCTACGCCGACCGATTCCAGAGGTTCATGTGCAACACGGTCTTCAAAAAAGTCCAAT tgAAGACCTCGCCATCCAAGCGGCGCAACAGTACTCTCAGGAAGTCAGACAGTGCAGCAGCTCAGAGCAGCGGCCAGAACCAGAATCAGAACCAGCAGCAGAAGGATGAGAAAACATCAGCGGGCAAAGAGGACGCGGGTCAGGACAATA TTGTAAAGGAAGCACCTAAATCCAAAGAGGCGAATGGAAAGACCTGA
- the LOC144037036 gene encoding phosphatidylinositol 4-phosphate 5-kinase type-1 alpha-like isoform X2: MATAAVPEEPQGFQNHPGNSTETAKEIPGISPAPVVKKTIGHRGVDQTGETVYKKTPSWALQGAIQLGITHTVCSLAQKSERDVLLQDFEEVESIFFPSAGSSHTPAHHYGDFRFKTYAPIAFRYFREMFCIQPDDYMCSLCSEDLIELSNSGASGSLFYLSNDDQFIMKTVQRKEAEFLQKLLPGYFMNLNQNKRTLLPKFYGLYCIQANGTNIRIAVMNNLLPSSVQLHLKFDLKGSTYNRRASTKERGKASPTYKDLDFLQDMPDGMLLDADMYTAFCKTVQRDCLVLQSFKIMDYSLLLGIHVVDQAGGETVQTVQTEQAAERRKPQNQKFLYSTPMEAIQAEGRGAGLPGSHDPTGGIPARNVKGQRLLVYIGIIDILQSYRFIKMLEHTWKSLVQDGDTVSVHRPDFYADRFQRFMCNTVFKKVQLKTSPSKRRNSTLRKSDSAAAQSSGQNQNQNQQQKDEKTSAGKEDAVVKEAPKSKEANGKT; encoded by the exons ATGGCCACAGCCGCAGTTCCAGAGGAGCCGCAGGGGTTCCAGAACCACCCTGGAA ATTCCACTGAGACTGCGAAAgag ATTCCAGGAATTAGCCCAGCTCCTGTTGTGAAGAAAACCATCGGCCACCGCGGGGTCGATCAGACGGGGGAGACGGTGTACAAAAAG ACGCCCTCGTGGGCCCTCCAAGGCGCCATCCAGTTGGGAATCACGCACACGGTTTGCAGCTTGGCTCAGAAGTCCGAGCGCGACGTGCTGCTGCAGGACTTCGAAGAGGTGGAGAGTATCTTCTTCCCCAG TGCAGGCAGCAGCCACACGCCGGCGCACCACTACGGAGACTTCCGGTTCAAGACGTACGCGCCCATCGCGTTCCGCTACTTCAGGGAGATGTTTTGCATCCAGCCTGATGACTACATG TGCTCCCTGTGTAGCGAGGACCTGATCGAGCTTTCCAACTCGGGAGCCAGCGGGTCGCTCTTCTACCTCTCAAATGACGATCAGTTCATCATGAAGACGGTGCAGCGCAAGGAGGCCGAGTTTCTGCAGAAGCTCCTTCCCGGGTACTTCATg AACCTAAACCAGAATAAGCGGACCTTGCTACCAAAGTTCTACGGTCTCTACTGCATCCAGGCAAACGGTACCAACATCCGCATCGCCGTCATGAACAACCTGCTGCCCTCCTCGGTCCAGCTGCACCTCAAGTTTGACCTGAAGGGCTCCACGTACAACCGCCGGGCCTCCACCAAGGAAAGGGGCAAGGCCTCGCCCACTTATAAGGACCTGGACTTCCTGCAGGACATGCCGGATGGGATGCTGCTGGACGCCGACATGTACACCGCCTTCTGCAAGACCGTCCAACGGGACTGCCTG gtcttGCAGAGTTTTAAGATCATGGACTACAGCCTCCTGCTCGGGATTCACGTGGTGGATCAGGCCGGCGGAGAGACGGTGCAGACGGTGCAGACGGAGCAGGCGGCAGAGAGGAGGAAGCCGCAGAACCAGAAGTTCCTGTACAGCACGCCCATGGAGGCCATCCAGGCGGAAGGCAGGGGTGCCGGCTTGCCAGGAAGTCACGACCC CACGGGAGGAATTCCGGCACGAAACGTCAAAGGCCAGAGACTGCTGGTGTACATCGGCATCATTGACATTCTGCAGTCATACAG ATTCATCAAGATGCTGGAGCATACGTGGAAATCTCTGGTTCAAGACGGG GACACGGTGTCGGTGCACAGACCGGATTTCTACGCCGACCGATTCCAGAGGTTCATGTGCAACACGGTCTTCAAAAAAGTCCAAT tgAAGACCTCGCCATCCAAGCGGCGCAACAGTACTCTCAGGAAGTCAGACAGTGCAGCAGCTCAGAGCAGCGGCCAGAACCAGAATCAGAACCAGCAGCAGAAGGATGAGAAAACATCAGCGGGCAAAGAGGACGCGG TTGTAAAGGAAGCACCTAAATCCAAAGAGGCGAATGGAAAGACCTGA
- the ecm1a gene encoding extracellular matrix protein 1, which produces MTWIGLLQGFGILLIVSQANLGAESREVDVPFPPARPVPLNLEAICSRGQGRPRYPESFFPRRGAGHFRRRGKAINRLESWYTQCCSLDGEDRDAAVLCCTRQAWKQALEQFCMEEFGTMTAHYECCRKQGDERWTCFDSELPNPDYLATPGYIAPAMLPEPDFTFDPNAC; this is translated from the exons ATGACTTGGATTGGACTTCTTCAAGGGTTTGGGATCCTTCTGATCGTCTCCCAAGCAAATCTCGGAG CGGAGTCCCGAGAAGTCGACGTGCCGTTCCCGCCGGCCCGGCCCGTGCCGCTGAACCTGGAGGCCATCTGCAGCCGAGGCCAGGGTCGCCCCAGGTACCCGGAGAGCTTCTTCCCGAGGAGGGGGGCGGGGCACTTCAGGCGGCGGGGGAAGGCCATCAACAGGCTGGAGTCTTGGTACACTCAGTGCTGCAGTTTGGACGGGGAGGACCGGGACGCCGCCGTACTCTGCTGCACCAGGCAAGCT TGGAAACAGGCGCTGGAACAGTTCTGCATGGAGGAGTTTGGAACCATGACGGCGCACTACGAGTGCTGCAGGAAGCAAGGGGACGAACGCTGGACCTGCTTTGACAGCGAGCTGCCAAACCCGGACTACCTCGCCACGCCGGGCTACATCGCGCCCGCAATGCTTCCCGAGCCTGACTTCACCTTCGACCCAAATGCTTGCTAA
- the LOC144037035 gene encoding potassium/sodium hyperpolarization-activated cyclic nucleotide-gated channel 2-like, which yields MTSPSRSMGDQKGINESPSHKPDTPRYRSWSSLRFSRWRSGSQKASCPGTPSTKADKHNDVSQTLFSLVKTHNDDYTADPAGLLDLNGFDDDDDDEEVQLDQSTFFQKQLGAMLQPGVNKFSLRMFGSHKGVAAEQARVKSFGVWIIHPYSDFRFYWDLLMLLLMMSNLVILPWGITFFEDQNTVPWITFNMLSDTLFLMDLVFNFRTGIQGEDSHIVLDPKCIRLHYLRTWFLVDFISSIPVDYIFLVVDLESLQDSSDMYRTARALRIVRFTKILSLLRLLRLSRLIRYIHQWEEMFNMTYDLASAAVRIINLIGMMLLLCHWDGCLTFMVPMLQDFPADCWVSKNNMVNATWHIQYSYALFMAMSHMLCIGYGAHPPEGMSDVWLTMISMVVGATCYAMFLGHATTLVQSLDASHRQYQEKYKQVEQYMSFHKLPADLRQKIHEYYEQRFQGKMFDEDSILGELNDPLKEEIVSYNCRGLVGNMPLFANTDPHFVTVILTKLHFEVFQPADYIIREGTLGRKMYFIQHGTVVVMPRGSKDIKLSDGAYFGEICLLTQGRRTASVKAETYCRLYSLSVDSFNEVLEEHPLMRRAFESVAVDRLGRVAGRPSDQPPSNE from the exons ATGACCAGCCCCTCCAGGAGCATGGGAGACCAGAAGGGCATCAACGAGAGTCCCAGTCACAAACCCGACACTCCGCGCTACCGCAGCTGGAGCAGCCTGCGCTTCTCCCGATGGCGGAGCGGCTCCCAGAAGGCCAGCTGCCCCGGGACGCCCTCCACCAAGGCGGACAAGCACAACGACGTGAGCCAGACGCTCTTCTCGTTGGTCAAGACGCACAACGACGACTACACGGCCGACCCCGCCGGGCTGCTGGACCTCAACGGGtttgacgacgacgacgacgacgaggagGTCCAGCTAGACCAGTCCACGTTCTTCCAGAAGCAGCTTGGAGCCATGCTGCAGCCCGGCGTCAACAAGTTCTCCCTGCGTATGTTCGGCAGCCACAAGGGCGTCGCTGCAGAGCAGGCCAGGGTCAAGTCCTTTGGGGTGTGGATCATCCATCCTTATAGTGATTTCAG GTTCTACTGGGACCTCCTGATGCTCTTGCTAATGATGAGCAACCTTGTGATCTTGCCGTGGGGCATCACCTTCTTCGAAGACCAGAACACCGTCCCGTGGATCACCTTCAACATGCTGTCCGACACGCTCTTCCTCATGGACCTGGTCTTCAACTTCCGCACGGGCATCCAGGGCGAGGACAGCCACATCGTGCTGGACCCCAAGTGCATCCGCCTGCACTATCTGCGCACCTGGTTCCTGGTGGACTTCATCTCGTCCATCCCGGTGGACTACATCTTCCTGGTGGTGGACCTGGAGTCCCTGCAGGACTCGTCCGACATGTACCGGACCGCTCGAGCCCTCCGCATCGTGCGCTTTACCAAGATCCTCAGCCTGCTGCGACTCCTGCGCCTATCGCGCCTCATCCGATACATCCACCAGTGGGAGGAG ATGTTCAACATGACCTACGACCTGGCCAGCGCGGCGGTGCGCATCATCAACTTGATCGGCATGATGCTGCTGCTCTGCCACTGGGACGGCTGCCTGACCTTCATGGTGCCCATGCTGCAGGACTTCCCCGCAGACTGTTGGGTGTCCAAGAACAACATGGTG AACGCCACGTGGCACATCCAGTACTCGTACGCCCTGTTCATGGCCATGAGTCACATGCTGTGCATCGGCTACGGCGCGCACCCGCCGGAGGGCATGAGCGACGTGTGGCTGACCATGATCAGCATGGTGGTGGGCGCCACCTGCTACGCCATGTTCCTGGGCCACGCCACCACCCTGGTGCAGTCCTTGGACGCCTCGCACCGCCAGTACCAGGAGAAG TATAAGCAAGTGGAGCAGTACATGTCGTTCCACAAGCTGCCTGCAGACCTCCGCCAGAAGATCCACGAATATTACGAGCAACGATTCCAAGGCAAGATGTTTGACGAGGACAGCATCCTGGGAGAGCTCAATGATCCGCTAAAAGAG GAAATCGTCAGCTACAACTGTCGCGGTCTGGTGGGCAACATGCCGCTCTTCGCCAACACCGACCCTCACTTTGTGACCGTGATCCTCACCAAGCTGCACTTCGAGGTCTTCCAGCCCGCAGACTACATCATCCGGGAGGGAACGCTGGGCCGCAAGATGTACTTCATCCAGCACGGCACCGTCGTGGTCATGCCGCGAGGCAGCAAGGACATCAAACTAAGCGACGGGGCCTATTTTGGGG agATCTGTCTGCTGACTCAAGGTCGACGCACAGCCAGCGTGAAGGCCGAGACGTACTGCCGCCTTTACTCGCTGAGCGTGGACAGCTTCAACGAGGTGCTGGAGGAGCACCCGCTCATGAGGCGGGCGTTTGAGAGTGTGGCTGTGGACCGACTGGGGCGGGTCGCCGGGAGGCCCAGCGACCAGCCTCCCTCAAATGAGTGA
- the ndufv1 gene encoding NADH dehydrogenase [ubiquinone] flavoprotein 1, mitochondrial isoform X1 — MLAVAPPAWRMLSLSRAVVSGVARAPAALSQAAIVRFNSTAQTPPKKTTFGPLADEDRIFTNLYGRHDWKLNGAMKRGDWYKTKEILLKGVDWILNEIKVSGLRGRGGAGFPTGMKWSFMNKPSDGRPKYLVVNADEGEPGTCKDREIMRHDPHKLVEGCLVAGRAMGARAAYIYIRGEFYNESSNLQVAINEAYAAGLIGRNACGSGYDFDVFVMRGAGAYICGEETALIESLEGKQGKPRLKPPFPADVGVFGCPTTVANVETVSVAPTICRRGGTWFLGFGRERNSGTKLFNISGHVNHPCTVEEEMSIPLKDLIEKHAGGVRGGWDNLLAVIPGGSSTPLIPKKVCEEVLMDFDGLVQAQTGLGTAAVIVMDKSTDIIRAIARLIEFYKHESCGQCTPCREGVDWMNNMMWRFVQGDARQSEIDMIWEISKQIEGHTICALGDGAAWPVQGLIRHFRPVMESRITQFQEQKQASA; from the exons ATGCTAGCCGTAGCACCGCCGGCGTGGAG GATGCTGTCCCTGTCTCGGGCTGTCGTGAGCGGGGTGGCGCGTGCCCCGGCGGCGCTCAGTCAAGCCGCCATCGTCCGATTCAACAGCACCGCACAG ACTCCCCCTAAGAAAACAACATTTGGGCCACTGGCAGATGAGGACAGAATATTCACCAACCTCTACGGCCGTCATGACTGGAA GTTGAATGGCGCCATGAAGCGTGGCGACTGGTACAAAACCAAGGAGATCCTGCTCAAGGGCGTCGACTGGATTCTCAATGAGATCAAGGTGTCGGGCCTGCGCGGGAGAGGAGGCGCGGGGTTCCCCACTGGCATGAAATGGAGTTTCATGAACAAGCCCAGTGACGGCAG ACCCAAGTATCTTGTGGTGAACGCCGACGAAGGCGAGCCGGGCACGTGCAAAGACAGGGAGATCATGAGGCACGACCCCCACAAGCTGGTGGAGGGCTGCCTGGTCGCCGGCAGGGCCATGGGGGCCCGCGCCGCCTACATCTACATCCGCGGGGAGTTCTACAACGAGTCGTCCAACCTGCAG GTGGCCATCAACGAGGCGTACGCAGCGGGCCTCATTGGCAGGAACGCGTGCGGCTCGGGATACGACTTTGACGTGTTCGTGATGCGCGGCGCCGGCGCCTACATCTGCGGCGAGGAGACGGCTCTCATCGAGTCGCTGGAGGGGAAGCAGGGAAAGCCCCGCCTTAAGCCGCCATTTCCTGCCGACGTGG GCGTGTTTGGCTGCCCGACGACGGTGGCCAACGTGGAGACGGTGTCGGTGGCGCCCACAATCTGCCGCCGCGGAGGCACCTGGTTCCTGGGTTTCGGCCGGGAGAGGAACTCGGGCACCAAGCTCTTCAACATCTCGGGCCACGTCAACCACCCGTGCACCGTCGAGGAGGAGATGTCCATCCCCTTGAAAGATCTCATTGAGAAGCATGCGG GCGGCGTTCGCGGCGGATGGGACAATCTGTTAGCCGTCATTCCTGGCGGCTCCTCCACGCCGCTCATCCCCAAGAAGGTGTGCGAGGAGGTGCTGATGGACTTTGACGGCCTCGTCCAAGCTCAGACCGGCCTGGGCACGGCGGCAGTCATCGTCATGGACAAATCC ACGGACATCATCAGAGCCATCGCCCGCCTGATTGAGTTCTACAAGCACGAGAGCTGTGGCCAGTGCACACCTTGTAGAGAAG GAGTGGACTGGATGAACAACATGATGTGGCGCTTCGTGCAAGGCGATGCACGACAGTCTGAGATCGACATGATCTGGGAGATCAGCAAACAGATCGAAGGACACACCATCTGTGCCCTGGGAGATGGTGCCGCCTGGCCCGTTCAG GGCTTGATCCGACACTTCAGGCCCGTGATGGAAAGCCGAATCACCCAATTCCAGGAACAGAAGCAGGCCAGCGCTTAA
- the ndufv1 gene encoding NADH dehydrogenase [ubiquinone] flavoprotein 1, mitochondrial isoform X2, giving the protein MLSLSRAVVSGVARAPAALSQAAIVRFNSTAQTPPKKTTFGPLADEDRIFTNLYGRHDWKLNGAMKRGDWYKTKEILLKGVDWILNEIKVSGLRGRGGAGFPTGMKWSFMNKPSDGRPKYLVVNADEGEPGTCKDREIMRHDPHKLVEGCLVAGRAMGARAAYIYIRGEFYNESSNLQVAINEAYAAGLIGRNACGSGYDFDVFVMRGAGAYICGEETALIESLEGKQGKPRLKPPFPADVGVFGCPTTVANVETVSVAPTICRRGGTWFLGFGRERNSGTKLFNISGHVNHPCTVEEEMSIPLKDLIEKHAGGVRGGWDNLLAVIPGGSSTPLIPKKVCEEVLMDFDGLVQAQTGLGTAAVIVMDKSTDIIRAIARLIEFYKHESCGQCTPCREGVDWMNNMMWRFVQGDARQSEIDMIWEISKQIEGHTICALGDGAAWPVQGLIRHFRPVMESRITQFQEQKQASA; this is encoded by the exons ATGCTGTCCCTGTCTCGGGCTGTCGTGAGCGGGGTGGCGCGTGCCCCGGCGGCGCTCAGTCAAGCCGCCATCGTCCGATTCAACAGCACCGCACAG ACTCCCCCTAAGAAAACAACATTTGGGCCACTGGCAGATGAGGACAGAATATTCACCAACCTCTACGGCCGTCATGACTGGAA GTTGAATGGCGCCATGAAGCGTGGCGACTGGTACAAAACCAAGGAGATCCTGCTCAAGGGCGTCGACTGGATTCTCAATGAGATCAAGGTGTCGGGCCTGCGCGGGAGAGGAGGCGCGGGGTTCCCCACTGGCATGAAATGGAGTTTCATGAACAAGCCCAGTGACGGCAG ACCCAAGTATCTTGTGGTGAACGCCGACGAAGGCGAGCCGGGCACGTGCAAAGACAGGGAGATCATGAGGCACGACCCCCACAAGCTGGTGGAGGGCTGCCTGGTCGCCGGCAGGGCCATGGGGGCCCGCGCCGCCTACATCTACATCCGCGGGGAGTTCTACAACGAGTCGTCCAACCTGCAG GTGGCCATCAACGAGGCGTACGCAGCGGGCCTCATTGGCAGGAACGCGTGCGGCTCGGGATACGACTTTGACGTGTTCGTGATGCGCGGCGCCGGCGCCTACATCTGCGGCGAGGAGACGGCTCTCATCGAGTCGCTGGAGGGGAAGCAGGGAAAGCCCCGCCTTAAGCCGCCATTTCCTGCCGACGTGG GCGTGTTTGGCTGCCCGACGACGGTGGCCAACGTGGAGACGGTGTCGGTGGCGCCCACAATCTGCCGCCGCGGAGGCACCTGGTTCCTGGGTTTCGGCCGGGAGAGGAACTCGGGCACCAAGCTCTTCAACATCTCGGGCCACGTCAACCACCCGTGCACCGTCGAGGAGGAGATGTCCATCCCCTTGAAAGATCTCATTGAGAAGCATGCGG GCGGCGTTCGCGGCGGATGGGACAATCTGTTAGCCGTCATTCCTGGCGGCTCCTCCACGCCGCTCATCCCCAAGAAGGTGTGCGAGGAGGTGCTGATGGACTTTGACGGCCTCGTCCAAGCTCAGACCGGCCTGGGCACGGCGGCAGTCATCGTCATGGACAAATCC ACGGACATCATCAGAGCCATCGCCCGCCTGATTGAGTTCTACAAGCACGAGAGCTGTGGCCAGTGCACACCTTGTAGAGAAG GAGTGGACTGGATGAACAACATGATGTGGCGCTTCGTGCAAGGCGATGCACGACAGTCTGAGATCGACATGATCTGGGAGATCAGCAAACAGATCGAAGGACACACCATCTGTGCCCTGGGAGATGGTGCCGCCTGGCCCGTTCAG GGCTTGATCCGACACTTCAGGCCCGTGATGGAAAGCCGAATCACCCAATTCCAGGAACAGAAGCAGGCCAGCGCTTAA
- the LOC144037802 gene encoding uncharacterized protein LOC144037802 isoform X1: MDIKIEDVIVGTNMSTTNREMKSDESSATSLLQIPGDYDDRHCPQCLITFHSVKARKNHLRRTHPDQYSRHLMQNNTLFSCYKCDRLFATPEELRVHSDLDHRVDDIPVCSFCSKVFINFSGLYSHKRKGCVDGVWRCRECNVGCRSLLDFHLHCIEKHDRDVVAAEQSGGRMCSICWRHFLTNEALQRHQDRVSNAEMKPTIKRNMQARAKKARGKKRKRRAKEEDDDDDDDEDEEEEEEEEEEEEELKIPCPEADCDLLFPSIDALRAHKRSQHSARPSSSSTCKH, from the exons ATGGACATAAAAATCGAGGACGTAATCGTGGGCACCAACATGAGCACGACCAACCGAGAGATGAAGTCCGATGAGTCTTCTGCGACGTCCCTGCTGCAAATCC CAGGGGACTATGACGACCGGCACTGTCCGCAATGTCTCATCACCTTTCACTCCGTTAAGGCCAGAAAGAACCACTTGCGAAGGACTCACCCGGATCAGTACAGCAGACATCTGATGCAG AACAACACGCTGTTCTCATGCTACAAGTGCGATAGGCTTTTTGCTACCCCCGAGGAACTTAGGGTGCACAGTGATCTTGACCACCGGGTCGACGACATCCCCGTTTGCTCCTTCTGCTCCAAAGTTTTTATCAACTTTAGTGGG CTCTACAGTCACAAACGGAAGGGCTGCGTGGATGGCGTGTGGCGCTGCCGAGAGTGCAACGTGGGCTGCCGCAGCCTCCTCGACTTTCACTTGCACTGCATCGAAAAGCACGACCGGGACGTGGTGGCGGCGGAGCAAAGCGGCGGGCGCATGTGCTCAATCTGCTGGCGCCACTTCCTCACCAACGAGGCGCTGCAGAGACATCAAGACAGGGTCTCCAACGCAGAAATGAAACCCACTATTAAACGCAACATGCAAGCCAGAGCCAAGAAGGCGCGTGGTAAGAAAAGGAAAAGGAGGGCAAAGGAGgaggatgacgatgacgatgatgacgaagatgaggaggaagaggaagaggaagaggaagaggaagaggagctgAAGATTCCGTGTCCCGAAGCAGACTGTGATCTGTTGTTCCCATCCATTGACGCCCTGAGGGCACACAAGAGGAGCCAGCACTCTGCACGGCCTTCATCTTCTTCAACTTGCAAGCACTGA
- the LOC144037802 gene encoding uncharacterized protein LOC144037802 isoform X2 encodes MDIKIEDVIVGTNMSTTNREMKSDESSATSLLQIRDYDDRHCPQCLITFHSVKARKNHLRRTHPDQYSRHLMQNNTLFSCYKCDRLFATPEELRVHSDLDHRVDDIPVCSFCSKVFINFSGLYSHKRKGCVDGVWRCRECNVGCRSLLDFHLHCIEKHDRDVVAAEQSGGRMCSICWRHFLTNEALQRHQDRVSNAEMKPTIKRNMQARAKKARGKKRKRRAKEEDDDDDDDEDEEEEEEEEEEEEELKIPCPEADCDLLFPSIDALRAHKRSQHSARPSSSSTCKH; translated from the exons ATGGACATAAAAATCGAGGACGTAATCGTGGGCACCAACATGAGCACGACCAACCGAGAGATGAAGTCCGATGAGTCTTCTGCGACGTCCCTGCTGCAAATCC GGGACTATGACGACCGGCACTGTCCGCAATGTCTCATCACCTTTCACTCCGTTAAGGCCAGAAAGAACCACTTGCGAAGGACTCACCCGGATCAGTACAGCAGACATCTGATGCAG AACAACACGCTGTTCTCATGCTACAAGTGCGATAGGCTTTTTGCTACCCCCGAGGAACTTAGGGTGCACAGTGATCTTGACCACCGGGTCGACGACATCCCCGTTTGCTCCTTCTGCTCCAAAGTTTTTATCAACTTTAGTGGG CTCTACAGTCACAAACGGAAGGGCTGCGTGGATGGCGTGTGGCGCTGCCGAGAGTGCAACGTGGGCTGCCGCAGCCTCCTCGACTTTCACTTGCACTGCATCGAAAAGCACGACCGGGACGTGGTGGCGGCGGAGCAAAGCGGCGGGCGCATGTGCTCAATCTGCTGGCGCCACTTCCTCACCAACGAGGCGCTGCAGAGACATCAAGACAGGGTCTCCAACGCAGAAATGAAACCCACTATTAAACGCAACATGCAAGCCAGAGCCAAGAAGGCGCGTGGTAAGAAAAGGAAAAGGAGGGCAAAGGAGgaggatgacgatgacgatgatgacgaagatgaggaggaagaggaagaggaagaggaagaggaagaggagctgAAGATTCCGTGTCCCGAAGCAGACTGTGATCTGTTGTTCCCATCCATTGACGCCCTGAGGGCACACAAGAGGAGCCAGCACTCTGCACGGCCTTCATCTTCTTCAACTTGCAAGCACTGA